A part of Saliniradius amylolyticus genomic DNA contains:
- a CDS encoding paraquat-inducible protein A — translation MSSPDSLACPHCALRVDIPDLPHGHKAHCPRCGAHLTTYRHRAFDRVLACAMAALIFLILAVPFEFLSFSARGQSEHITIIQGLATLVDNDYWFLAIIQVVAIFAIPLSILLGLLYVLLPLKAGILAPQARFVMTLTLALLPWGMAEIFLVGALVSLIKIASMADIGLGMSFYAYIAFTLCFILTLKFLDPAQLKMAVLQERQLQHHERSPLTARQASESIQRTWALLLTATLLYIPSNLLPIMYTRVLGEDEPSTILGGVITLWKSGSYPIAIIIFVASVFVPVAKLLVLGWLNYSVQKGHQQRPRERQVAYQITEFIGRWSMVDVFVVAILVSLIQLGNAMSVYPGPAAIAFCGVVVLTMLAAITFDSRLIWHSQNLEYDRQH, via the coding sequence GTGTCTAGTCCCGATAGCCTGGCCTGCCCCCATTGTGCCCTCAGGGTCGACATTCCGGATCTCCCCCATGGTCATAAGGCCCATTGCCCCCGCTGTGGCGCTCATCTAACCACCTACCGACACCGCGCCTTCGACCGTGTTCTGGCGTGTGCCATGGCTGCCCTGATCTTCCTGATATTGGCGGTACCGTTTGAGTTTCTGTCCTTCAGCGCCCGCGGGCAGTCCGAACACATTACCATTATTCAGGGACTGGCCACTCTGGTGGACAATGATTACTGGTTTCTCGCCATTATTCAGGTGGTCGCCATCTTCGCCATTCCACTGAGTATACTGCTGGGTCTGCTGTATGTGTTGCTGCCCTTAAAAGCGGGGATTCTTGCCCCGCAGGCACGCTTTGTAATGACGCTGACCCTGGCGCTGCTGCCCTGGGGCATGGCCGAGATCTTTTTGGTGGGCGCACTGGTGAGTCTGATAAAAATCGCCTCCATGGCTGATATTGGACTGGGAATGTCCTTTTACGCCTACATCGCCTTTACCCTGTGTTTTATCCTGACCCTGAAATTTCTCGACCCGGCTCAGCTCAAGATGGCGGTGTTGCAGGAGCGTCAGCTCCAGCATCATGAACGCTCGCCGCTCACTGCCAGACAGGCCAGTGAAAGCATTCAGCGCACCTGGGCGCTGCTGCTTACCGCCACACTGCTGTATATCCCCAGTAACCTGCTGCCCATCATGTATACCCGGGTGCTGGGCGAGGATGAACCCAGCACCATTTTAGGGGGCGTCATCACGCTCTGGAAATCCGGCTCCTACCCTATCGCCATTATTATTTTTGTGGCCAGCGTCTTTGTACCTGTGGCGAAACTGTTGGTGTTAGGCTGGCTGAATTACAGTGTGCAAAAAGGCCACCAGCAGCGCCCCAGGGAACGCCAGGTTGCCTATCAAATCACCGAGTTTATCGGACGCTGGTCGATGGTGGATGTGTTTGTGGTTGCCATACTGGTGAGTCTGATTCAGCTCGGTAATGCCATGAGCGTTTATCCCGGCCCGGCTGCCATTGCCTTTTGCGGCGTGGTAGTGTTAACCATGTTAGCGGCAATTACTTTCGACAGCAGGCTCATTTGGCACAGTCAGAATCTGGAATATGACCGACAACACTAA
- the pyk gene encoding pyruvate kinase, with amino-acid sequence MLRRTKILATLGPSTNTPESIQAILEAGANVVRMNFSHGSAEDHINRAKIVRDIASKLNIYVGILGDLQGPKIRIARFAEGPIQLAIGDKFTLDADLDADAGNQQHVGIDYKALPQDVKQDDILLLDDGRIQLKVTAIDGNKVKTTVTVGGKLSNNKGINRLGGGLSAEALTDKDKEDIKTAARMKVDYLAVSFPRSGEDLRYARRLAEEAGCQAKIVSKVERAEAVATDEALDDIIEASDAVMVARGDLGVEIGDAELVGVQKKLISRSRQLNKVVITATQMMESMIDSPMPTRAEVMDVANAVLDGTDAVMLSAETAAGQFPTETVAAMSRVCEGAEKHPSVKISKHRVDETFSTVSETTALSAVYAANHLLSIKAIVALTESGNTARLMSRITSSLPIYGLSRHDSSLNVMALYRGVRPVYFDSTKSEAGQLKQDVITTLKAHNLVQSGDQFIMTYGDEMETEGATNGCKIVTVP; translated from the coding sequence ATGCTTAGAAGAACTAAGATACTGGCTACATTAGGCCCTTCCACCAATACCCCCGAATCGATTCAGGCCATTTTAGAAGCTGGCGCCAATGTGGTGCGCATGAACTTTTCACACGGCAGTGCCGAGGATCACATCAATCGCGCCAAAATCGTGCGCGATATTGCCAGCAAGCTGAATATCTACGTGGGGATTCTGGGAGACCTGCAAGGTCCTAAGATACGTATCGCCCGCTTTGCCGAAGGCCCCATCCAGTTAGCCATTGGCGACAAGTTCACTCTGGATGCGGATCTGGACGCCGATGCCGGTAACCAGCAACATGTCGGCATCGACTATAAGGCCCTGCCTCAGGATGTGAAACAGGATGACATTCTGCTGCTCGATGACGGCCGCATTCAGCTCAAAGTCACTGCTATTGATGGCAATAAAGTAAAAACCACCGTTACCGTGGGCGGTAAGCTGTCCAATAATAAGGGCATCAACCGCTTAGGCGGTGGTCTGTCGGCCGAGGCTCTGACCGATAAAGATAAAGAAGACATCAAAACTGCAGCCCGGATGAAAGTGGATTATTTAGCGGTGTCTTTCCCTCGCAGCGGCGAGGATCTTCGCTATGCCCGCAGGCTGGCCGAGGAGGCAGGCTGTCAGGCCAAAATCGTATCTAAAGTGGAGCGCGCAGAGGCCGTTGCCACTGATGAGGCTCTGGACGACATTATTGAAGCCTCCGACGCGGTGATGGTCGCCCGGGGCGATCTGGGTGTGGAAATTGGCGATGCCGAACTGGTGGGCGTGCAGAAGAAACTGATTTCCCGTAGCCGTCAGCTGAATAAGGTTGTCATCACGGCTACCCAGATGATGGAGTCAATGATCGACAGCCCCATGCCCACCCGCGCCGAGGTCATGGACGTGGCTAACGCGGTACTGGATGGCACCGACGCCGTGATGCTGTCTGCAGAAACCGCAGCTGGGCAATTTCCCACCGAAACCGTGGCAGCGATGTCGCGGGTCTGCGAAGGCGCCGAGAAACACCCCAGTGTGAAAATTTCCAAGCACCGGGTTGATGAGACCTTCTCTACTGTGTCGGAAACCACGGCGCTGTCGGCGGTCTATGCGGCCAATCACCTGTTGTCTATCAAGGCCATTGTTGCCCTGACGGAGAGCGGCAACACGGCTCGTTTGATGTCCCGTATTACCAGCTCACTGCCCATCTATGGCCTGTCCCGTCATGACAGCTCGCTCAACGTGATGGCCCTGTACCGCGGCGTTCGTCCGGTCTACTTTGACTCCACCAAAAGCGAAGCCGGTCAGTTGAAGCAGGATGTGATCACCACACTGAAGGCACATAATCTGGTGCAATCGGGTGACCAGTTTATTATGACCTATGGTGACGAGATGGAAACGGAAGGCGCCACCAACGGCTGCAAGATCGTTACGGTGCCCTAG
- a CDS encoding MurR/RpiR family transcriptional regulator: MNILEKISQSQGAFSKSERKVAEVIMANPQAAIHSSIATLAKMSDVSEPTVNRFCRRLDTKGFPDFKLHLAQSLANGTPFVNRHVEEDDGPEEYTKKIFESTMASLEVARQSLDANTVNRAVDLLTQAQKISFFGLGASASVAHDALNKFFRFNVPVVYFDDVLMQRMSCMNCTEEDVVVLISHTGRTKNLVDVAQIARSNNATVIGITSKDSPLAKECTLVLSLDVPEDTDMYMPMASRIAQLTLIDVLATGFTLRRGNRFRENLKRVKDSLRDSRYDKR; encoded by the coding sequence ATGAACATTCTTGAAAAAATCAGTCAAAGCCAGGGGGCGTTCAGCAAGTCTGAGCGAAAAGTGGCTGAGGTGATTATGGCCAATCCACAGGCCGCCATCCACTCCAGTATTGCGACACTGGCGAAGATGTCTGATGTCAGCGAACCGACGGTCAACCGCTTCTGTCGACGCCTCGACACCAAGGGTTTCCCCGATTTCAAACTTCATCTGGCACAAAGTCTGGCAAACGGCACGCCTTTCGTAAACCGCCATGTGGAAGAAGACGACGGCCCGGAGGAGTACACCAAGAAGATCTTCGAATCGACTATGGCCTCGTTGGAAGTGGCCCGTCAGTCGCTGGATGCGAATACCGTCAACCGGGCGGTGGATTTATTAACCCAGGCCCAGAAAATTTCTTTCTTCGGGCTGGGGGCATCAGCCTCGGTGGCGCACGATGCACTGAATAAGTTTTTTCGTTTCAATGTGCCGGTGGTCTACTTCGACGATGTGCTGATGCAACGCATGAGTTGCATGAACTGCACCGAAGAGGATGTGGTGGTGTTAATCTCACACACAGGGCGGACAAAAAACTTGGTAGACGTCGCGCAGATCGCCCGCAGCAATAACGCGACGGTGATCGGCATCACCTCCAAAGACAGTCCGCTGGCGAAAGAATGTACCCTGGTATTATCGCTGGATGTACCGGAAGACACGGACATGTACATGCCCATGGCCTCGCGCATCGCTCAGCTGACACTGATCGACGTGCTTGCCACCGGCTTTACTCTGCGCCGGGGCAACCGCTTCCGTGAAAACCTGAAACGAGTCAAAGATTCGCTGCGCGACTCTCGCTACGACAAACGGTGA